In Nilaparvata lugens isolate BPH chromosome 5, ASM1435652v1, whole genome shotgun sequence, the following proteins share a genomic window:
- the LOC111043463 gene encoding tRNA (guanine(37)-N1)-methyltransferase isoform X3, whose translation MDTCNRGNSNMSSSEDIKRTIRVPPETCRGLKNISDKSVFTKSTNVPCLITCAKNIGKLHKILRKYLIHLRNFKPVTQYIDNDGTPDEQKRTILLDPDIIFSFDSFLGREKEEMKNVGVTEDDFRFTNLEITYDNWLLNDLIKAVLPLNLNFSGFTVVGHIAHLNLREELLEYKHTIAQILIDSVPGVKTVVNKLDSISEQFRHFKMELLAGEDNFDVTVKANQCVFEFNFKKVYWNSRLTTEHSRLVNTLRSCDVLYDVCCGVGPFAVMAAKKGCKVLANDLNPDAITYLNKNISLNKLKGLIEPFNMDGNDFIKTVIKNHLLKNTDKETTAKRPRANVVINLPESSHTLLKSFLGIFSIKEFTDLRSDVILHVYVFVKGDGKGEHETTPSETNVSEREHEAKELVRKGFGVELSDDVMEVFYVRHVSPTKDMVRVTLKLGIEVLVDRGTKRKHEDSCTDLN comes from the coding sequence ATGGATACTTGTAACCGTGGGAATTCTAATATGTCATCTTCTGAGGACATAAAAAGAACAATTCGTGTTCCGCCAGAAACATGTAGAGgtctaaaaaatatttcagataAATCAGTGTTCACAAAGTCTACGAACGTTCCTTGTTTGATCACATGTGCAAAGAATATTGGAAAGCTGCATAAGATTCTTCGCAAGTACCTTATTCATCTCAGAAACTTCAAACCGGTGACACAATATATTGATAACGATGGAACTCCGGATGAACAAAAACGGACAATATTGTTGGATCCGGATATCATTTTCTCGTTCGATTCATTTCTTggtagagagaaagaggaaatgAAGAATGTTGGGGTCACAGAAGATGATTTTAGATTCACTAATTTAGAGATAACTTATGACAATTGGTTGttgaatgatttgataaaaGCTGTTCTCCCATTGAATCTAAATTTCTCAGGATTTACTGTAGTAGGTCATATTGCGCATCTCAATTTACGGGAAGAGCTTCTAGAATACAAACACACTATCGCTCAGATATTGATAGATTCAGTACCAGGTGTGAAAACTGTTGTAAACAAGTTGGATTCGATCAGTGAACAGTTCCGACATTTCAAAATGGAACTGCTAGCTGGTGAAGATAACTTCGACGTCACCGTTAAGGCGAACCAGTGTGTCTTCGAATTCAACTTCAAGAAAGTGTATTGGAATTCGCGTCTGACAACTGAGCACTCGAGATTGGTGAACACCCTTCGTAGTTGCGATGTTCTGTATGATGTGTGCTGCGGTGTGGGTCCCTTTGCAGTGATGGCTGCCAAGAAAGGCTGCAAGGTTTTGGCCAATGACCTCAATCCGGATGCAATCACTTACCTCAACAAAAATATCTCCCTCAATAAGTTGAAAGGTCTCATCGAGCCTTTTAATATGGACGGCAATGATTTCATAAAAACTGTAATTAAGAATCACTTACTGAAAAATACTGATAAAGAAACCACCGCTAAACGCCCAAGAGCCAACGTAGTAATTAATCTCCCCGAGTCTTCACACACACTTCTCAAAAGTTTCCTAGGAATATTCTCCATCAAAGAATTCACGGATCTACGATCTGATGTGATCCTACATGTGTACGTTTTTGTTAAAGGGGATGGGAAAGGAGAACATGAAACAACTCCATCAGAGACAAACGTTTCTGAGAGAGAGCATGAGGCAAAAGAGCTTGTGAGAAAAGGGTTTGGTGTTGAATTGAGTGATGATGTCATGGAGGTGTTCTATGTGAGACATGTGTCTCCCACTAAGGACATGGTTCGTGTCACCTTGAAACTTGGCATAGAGGTTTTGGTTGACCGAGGCACCAAACGAAAACATGAAGATAGTTGCACCGACTTGAATTAA
- the LOC111043463 gene encoding FAD synthase isoform X1 produces the protein MVLLRRLLGCAVTPFRSNHYFYHKRIVKNKFLIEIRRNRSSTMPDMSVGIIIIGDEILKGHVSEANSGFLCKELYSLGIKIGKISVIQDSVAEIANEIRTMKSSNYSYILTTGGVGPTHDDVTYEGVAKAFNTELMLNSQMMDYYKSYCGNVTGDMDKNPQLRIANIPVGSEIVIIPTGNEEPFKSWNGYPIVKVSNVIVLPGIPELMRLCFKEVKKLYFNDILRELHHRNLFFDCNEIIILSALNKAVDVFKESVVFGSYPVLSSKFYQTRVTLESKDEMEVMKAEEFLRSSLPEQCIVDPVLATAGEDVYDLANNTNDLQFATVLKASIKVVEEAFASHKPESLFINFNGGKDCTALLHVVAAVWMKTFNTLPKIRAVHFKSNDPFPELEEFIETTIKRYNVPVSHNRVPIREGLGDLLAENPELVAGFLGTRRSDPHGGSMQYNMMTDAGWPKLLRINPLLEWTYKNVWTFLKDLKVPYCILYDQGYTSIGNKSNTFPNPKLSFIDSDGVKKFHPAYTLDDESAERAGRA, from the exons GTTACTTGGCTGCGCGGTAACTCCATTCCGATCAAATCATTACTTTTATCATAAGcgcattgtaaaaaacaaatttttgattgaaattagAAGAAACAGATCATCTACAATGCCAGACATGTCAGTTGGAATAATTATAATCGGAGATGAGATTCTGAAGGGGCATGTATCGGAAGCAAACTCCGGATTCTTGTGCAAGGAGCTCTATTCTCTGGGAATCAAAATAGGAAAAATATCGGTCATACAAGATTCAGTTGCTGAAATAGCGAATGAAATCCGTACAATGAAGAGTAGTAATTACAGTTACATATTAACTACGGGTGGTGTTGGTCCCACACACGATGATGTAACCTATGAAGGTGTCGCAAAAGCGTTTAATACCGAACTAATGTTGAACAGTCAAATGATGGATTACTACAAGTCGTACTGTGGTAACGTAACCGGTGATATGGATAAGAACCCGCAGCTGCGTATCGCCAACATACCAGTTGGCAGTGAAATAGTAATCATACCGACTGGTAACGAAGAACCGTTCAAGTCCTGGAACGGTTATCCTATTGTGAAGGTATCCAATGTTATTGTCCTCCCCGGAATTCCTGAGCTGATGAGATTGTGCTTCAAAGAGGTGAAAAAGTTGTACTTCAACGACATCCTGAGGGAACTGCATCACAGAAATTTGTTTTTCGATtgtaatgaaatcattattCTCAGCGCGTTGAACAAGGCTGTCGATGTGTTCAAGGAGAGTGTTGTGTTTGGTTCGTATCCCGTGTTGAGTAGTAAGTTTTATCAGACCAGAGTCACATTGGAAAGTAAGGATGAGATGGAGGTGATGAAGGCTGAGGAGTTTCTCCGCTCGTCTCTGCCAGAGCAATGCATCGTGGACCCTGTGCTGGCCACTGCTGGTGAAGACGTGTATGATCTAGCAAACAATACCAATGATCTTCAATTTGCAACCGTCTTGAAGGCATCTATCAAA GTAGTTGAAGAAGCGTTCGCATCGCATAAGCCGGAATCATTGTTCATTAATTTCAATGGAGGAAAGGACTGTACGGCTCTACTCCATGTTGTGGCTGCAGTTTGGATGAAAACATTCAACACTCTTCCCAAAATACGTGCAGTTCACTTCAAATCCAATGATCCGTTTCCAGAGCTAGAAGAATTCATAGAAACTACTATAAAACG GTACAATGTTCCTGTATCTCACAATAGAGTTCCAATAAGGGAAGGTCTGGGCGATTTGCTGGCTGAAAACCCTGAACTCGTGGCTGGATTCCTAGGAACCCGCAGATCTGATCCACATGGAGGCTCCATGCAATATAATATG ATGACTGACGCTGGCTGGCCCAAGCTGTTGAGGATAAATCCACTTCTAGAATGGACTTATAAGAACGTGTGGACGTTTCTGAAGGATCTCAAGGTTCCTTACTGTATCCTCTACGATCAAGG ATACACCTCCATTGGAAACAAGAGCAACACGTTTCCCAATCCGAAGTTGAGTTTTATTGACAGCGATGGCGTCAAGAAGTTTCATCCTGCCTACACTCTCGACGACGAATCTGCAGAAAGAGCTGGAAGG GCATGA
- the LOC111043463 gene encoding FAD synthase isoform X2, producing the protein MPDMSVGIIIIGDEILKGHVSEANSGFLCKELYSLGIKIGKISVIQDSVAEIANEIRTMKSSNYSYILTTGGVGPTHDDVTYEGVAKAFNTELMLNSQMMDYYKSYCGNVTGDMDKNPQLRIANIPVGSEIVIIPTGNEEPFKSWNGYPIVKVSNVIVLPGIPELMRLCFKEVKKLYFNDILRELHHRNLFFDCNEIIILSALNKAVDVFKESVVFGSYPVLSSKFYQTRVTLESKDEMEVMKAEEFLRSSLPEQCIVDPVLATAGEDVYDLANNTNDLQFATVLKASIKVVEEAFASHKPESLFINFNGGKDCTALLHVVAAVWMKTFNTLPKIRAVHFKSNDPFPELEEFIETTIKRYNVPVSHNRVPIREGLGDLLAENPELVAGFLGTRRSDPHGGSMQYNMMTDAGWPKLLRINPLLEWTYKNVWTFLKDLKVPYCILYDQGYTSIGNKSNTFPNPKLSFIDSDGVKKFHPAYTLDDESAERAGRA; encoded by the exons ATGCCAGACATGTCAGTTGGAATAATTATAATCGGAGATGAGATTCTGAAGGGGCATGTATCGGAAGCAAACTCCGGATTCTTGTGCAAGGAGCTCTATTCTCTGGGAATCAAAATAGGAAAAATATCGGTCATACAAGATTCAGTTGCTGAAATAGCGAATGAAATCCGTACAATGAAGAGTAGTAATTACAGTTACATATTAACTACGGGTGGTGTTGGTCCCACACACGATGATGTAACCTATGAAGGTGTCGCAAAAGCGTTTAATACCGAACTAATGTTGAACAGTCAAATGATGGATTACTACAAGTCGTACTGTGGTAACGTAACCGGTGATATGGATAAGAACCCGCAGCTGCGTATCGCCAACATACCAGTTGGCAGTGAAATAGTAATCATACCGACTGGTAACGAAGAACCGTTCAAGTCCTGGAACGGTTATCCTATTGTGAAGGTATCCAATGTTATTGTCCTCCCCGGAATTCCTGAGCTGATGAGATTGTGCTTCAAAGAGGTGAAAAAGTTGTACTTCAACGACATCCTGAGGGAACTGCATCACAGAAATTTGTTTTTCGATtgtaatgaaatcattattCTCAGCGCGTTGAACAAGGCTGTCGATGTGTTCAAGGAGAGTGTTGTGTTTGGTTCGTATCCCGTGTTGAGTAGTAAGTTTTATCAGACCAGAGTCACATTGGAAAGTAAGGATGAGATGGAGGTGATGAAGGCTGAGGAGTTTCTCCGCTCGTCTCTGCCAGAGCAATGCATCGTGGACCCTGTGCTGGCCACTGCTGGTGAAGACGTGTATGATCTAGCAAACAATACCAATGATCTTCAATTTGCAACCGTCTTGAAGGCATCTATCAAA GTAGTTGAAGAAGCGTTCGCATCGCATAAGCCGGAATCATTGTTCATTAATTTCAATGGAGGAAAGGACTGTACGGCTCTACTCCATGTTGTGGCTGCAGTTTGGATGAAAACATTCAACACTCTTCCCAAAATACGTGCAGTTCACTTCAAATCCAATGATCCGTTTCCAGAGCTAGAAGAATTCATAGAAACTACTATAAAACG GTACAATGTTCCTGTATCTCACAATAGAGTTCCAATAAGGGAAGGTCTGGGCGATTTGCTGGCTGAAAACCCTGAACTCGTGGCTGGATTCCTAGGAACCCGCAGATCTGATCCACATGGAGGCTCCATGCAATATAATATG ATGACTGACGCTGGCTGGCCCAAGCTGTTGAGGATAAATCCACTTCTAGAATGGACTTATAAGAACGTGTGGACGTTTCTGAAGGATCTCAAGGTTCCTTACTGTATCCTCTACGATCAAGG ATACACCTCCATTGGAAACAAGAGCAACACGTTTCCCAATCCGAAGTTGAGTTTTATTGACAGCGATGGCGTCAAGAAGTTTCATCCTGCCTACACTCTCGACGACGAATCTGCAGAAAGAGCTGGAAGG GCATGA